The Candidatus Deferrimicrobiaceae bacterium genomic sequence CTTGTATGAGCCAGACAGCCGGTGTCTCGTAGAAACGGTTCAGGTAGTCGGGCGCGGCGCCGATCACCGGGTACCAGGAATAGAGCTTCGGGGCCGGCGGGGTGTTGGCGTGCGGCCTTCCGAAGGTCAGGACGTTGTCGTATGGGGAAACCGTGGTATTCGGGTGCGCGTGCCCGACGTGCGACGTCGGGTAGGTCCAGGTGTGGCAACCGACGCCCAGGGAACCGCACTTCGCGTCGAACGCCAAGGCATAATCCATCTTCCGGGTGGGGGAAACCGGGAAGAACGACGACTTCAGGTGCGAAGTGTTCTTAGTCGGGCTGGTGTCGGCGGTACCCGACTTCGAGGGCCACATGAGCGTGTTGGTGTTCGTGGGAGGATCGGTCAGGCCGGCCGCGCCGCTGGTCTTGTGATCGGCGCCGGAGAGATAGCTGATATCGTGGCAATCCTCGCACTGGATCGGATTGACCGCCAACGGCAAGCTCGTGGAATATTTGCCGTGGCCGCTGGTCAGCCAGTATTTCGCGATGTTCGGCGCGTTGTTGATCACCAGGCCGGTGCCGTCGTCGCCGCCGTGGCATCCCTTGCAGCTGGCGCCCTTGAAGCCGGCGGGGTGGGTGTGGCACTGCGAGCAGCGCGTCGTGGGGTGCCCGTTCTGGGCCCCCGCTCCTCCCCTGCGATAGGTAAAGGTCTGGTTGTGACAGATCTCGCAGATGCCCTGGCCCGTGGACGGCGAGGAGGCATAGCTGGCGGGGCCCTGCCCGGCCACGCTCTGGAAGACGACGCAGTCGAGGCCGGTCGTACGCAGCGGGGTCCCGAGCTTGTCGCTTCCGGCCTGCGTGTCGGTCTGGGTCCTGGGCGCGTTGATCGCCGAACGGAGCATCTTCCAGTTTGCGTCGCCGTGCGGATCGTGGCAATCGACGCATTTCCAGGCGGGGATCGGCCAAGTGTACTTCGTGCCGGAAATGCCGGTTGCATGGGTCTGGGCGTCGACGGTGCGGGTGCCCTTGGCCTGATTGTCGTGGCCGGCGCGCTGGGCGGCGTTGCCGTGGCAACCGAGGCACAGCGTGTCGACGTTGTCGCCGAACGGGCCGGTGAAGTTGCCGAGCCCGCCCGTGGACACGGGAGAGGTCCTGGCGGATCCGAGCCGGTAAGGATCGTTGGAGAGATCGTTCGCGGTGCGACCGATATGTCTGGAAAGCATCGCGTGGCAAACGTAGCAGTCGGGGACGGCGCCGGCGACATTGTCGAAGTGGGCCGGCGGATTCAGGTCGGGAGAAGCGTTCGGGGGATAATTGCCCAGCGCCGCGGTCCGGCCGTGACCCGTGGATAAGTACTGGACGTTGTCGACCGGGCTGGGGAAACCCGCGTTGGGTTGCGGCTTCGATGCCGGCTCGATGCCGCTGTGGCACGAGAAGCAGCTGAGCCCGGTCTGGCCCCAGCGGAGCGCGCCCGACCCGTGACAGCTGACGGTGCAGGTCTGGGTGGTGTTGTCGTAGTTTGGCGACCCGGTCACGATCCCCGTGTCGAAGCCGATATCGCGCAATCCGTTGACGTGGGCGGTCGGCACCGCCGTCTCGATGATGGCGCGCGTCGCGCCCGAGCCTGTGACGATGCCGAAATGGCAAGTCGTGCACTCGATGCCGTTCTTCACGACGTGAGCGTAATGGGAATTGGCCTTGCCCGAGGCAACCCCCCCGTTGACGTAACTCGGCATGCCGAAATCGAGCGTCCCGTAAGTGGGGTTGGGCGTCGTTGTCGTGCCGTAGCCGTGGCATCCGTTGCAGAGAATCTTGCCCGACAGCCAGACGGGAATCCGGTAGTCGACGGTGCAATCGAGCGCCATGCTGGTCTGGACGCGGCCGGCACTATGGCAATAGACGTTCTTGCAGGAGTTGCCGCCCGAACGGGACGGCCCCCCCCATCCGCCGCTTGCGCTGGAGTTGTCGAGCTCGCCGGTCGGCCCGGGGAAAGCCGGGTTGAAATAATTGGTGTTGTCGTAGACGCCGCCGTTTTTGGTCCAGGCGCCCTGGATGGTGATCGACACCTTGGTGTTTTGGTGCAGGGTCGTGTTGTGGCAGACGCCGCAGGCGAAGTTGTAAGGCCCGCTGGAGCCCTTGGGCAGGCTCTGCTTGTTGCCGATGTGACGGGCGTGCGAATCGACATCGGCGCCGGGGGCCGGAAAAGGCGTGAACGATGTCGGATAGGCGACCGTCGCCGTGTCGCTCGGCGGATAGCCGTGGCACATGGAACAACTCGCATCGATCATGTTGTGCTGGTGGCACGAAACGCAGGCCACGGTAGATGCCGAGGCATGCTCGGTGATGCCGGCGGGCGGACGGACAATGTAGGGCGTCGGATTGCTGTATTTGAGGTTGATATTGGTGAAGGTGACCGGGCTGGTCCCGTCGGTCGTGCTGTGGCAGACGATGCACAGCTTCCGGCTCCCGGCGTCGTTGCGGGACATCACGGCATTTTGGAGCGGATTGGCCATATAGGTGCTGGCCGTGACAGGCGACGAGCCGAAGAGGTTGGACCAACGTGTCGCGTCGGAAGACTGGATGCGGGGGCTGAAAAACGCCTGCCTGCCCGTCGTCGTGTTCTCGTACCATTTGTGGGGATCGTGGCAATCGCTGCAGGGCAGCTTGTCGCCTTTGTATAACCCGCTGCCGGGGTCGCCCGACTTGAAATAGTGGCCGCCGGTCTTGGCCAGCATGGTGTTGTCGGTGCGCGGCGTCAGCGAGGCATTTGCACCGTAATTGCTGGGGAAGGGCGGGGAATTTTCGTAATAGCCGGAGTAGGAACCGACGGGCGGATCTGTCTTCATGGTCAAAGATGAGTCGGTCGTGATGGTCGAATCACGCTTCTTGGTCTGGAACCCGAAAGCGATGTCCTGAGGCCTGTGGCTGGACTGGAAGTTGTTGAACGCGGGGAAATCGTCGATGCCCCCGCTGAAATGATAATCATGGCAGTCGTAGCACTGAAGGGTGAAGCCGACCAGGTAGTTGGGCTTGTTGCTGCTGCCGTCGAGCGTAAGCGGGGTGCGATAGTTGCCGTAGGAGTTCCCGTTGACCACTCCGCCGGAGAGCGGGCGAGCCCACAGGACGTTGTCCTGGGCTCCGTGCGGAATGTGGCAAGCGGAACAGACGCCATCGGGCGCGATGGTCGAAGATTTGGTGGACAAACCGGTGGCCACGGAAAAATCGTGGGGGCTGTTGACGACGCCGGCGTAAACGCTGGATGCCGCATAAACGACCAGTATCGCAGCCAGGATGGTTCCTGCCGCCAGAGAAAATCGTTGGGCTTTGTTTTGCAAGGTCAGCGCTCTTTCCGCCTCACTGGTTTTTCGACTAATCCGGACAGCGCGGTAAACCCTGCCCCCTGGATCCCCTTGGTGCCGATCCGGGTCACGATATCGGGCCCCGTGTACCCTTTTTCTATATAAGACGAGAGGACAACCGCGGCGTTCTGGAAATCGCGCACACGATAGCCCATCGTTTTGAGCGATTCTAGAACATCGCGCGATGCAGATAAAGAATTAAGTTTGCTCTCGGCCGCCTCGACCACGAGCGCGGGAGGGGCTTCCTTGGCCATTCCCTCGCGCACCTTGCTGAACACGACGAAATAAGGAAGGCCTTTTTTGCGCAGGTCGGCCGACACGTCGAGGACCCGGACCACCTGGGGACAGTCGAGCTTGTGCAGGAGGATGTCTTCGACAAACGGCTGGAGCTGCGCTTCGGGGATGCCGACCTTGATCGCGCGGTTGTAGGCCTCGCGAACGCGCGCCAGGTCGGACTCGGAGCCCATGCCGTGCGCCTTGCACATCTTTTCGACGCCGACCTTCTGGGCGGAGGACACCGAGAGCGGGGCCAGAAGGATGAGGACGAGCAGGAAGAGCGCCCCGGGACGGCCGGCGGCCGCCCGAAGCGCCGAAGACGGGATCACGAGCGGGCCCCATCCTTCACGAGAAGGATGGAGTTGGTGCCTCCGAAGCCGTCGGGGGCCTGATTGAGAGAATCGGGATCAGGCACGAGCAGGTCGCCGTCGACGATGAAGTTGTAGGCGTAGGCACCCGGTTGCAGCTGGAGGTCGGTCTCCCACATGCCCGTCTTGCCTTCGACGGGCTTGAGCGAAACCCCCTTGGCGTCCCATCCGTTGAAATCGCCGGTGACGGCCACGCGCTGCGCGGTCGGGCTATAAAGGTAGATGTGAACCTCGCGGATGATCTTGACCACGGGCTCGGGCACGGCGACCGCCACGGGGGGATGTGCCTGCGTCTCGGCCTGCGCGACGACCGTCGGAGCCGTAACCGGCGGAGCGGGCTCGGGGCGCGCCCTCGACGGGGCGGGGACGGGAACGGGAACCTGCAAAGCGGCGGCGGGCTCGGGCGGGGTGGCGGTAACCGCCCCCGTGGAGGGCGCCACCGACGCAGTTCTGGATGGGACGGTCCCCTGGGTGCCGTGCATGATCAGGACGGCGGCGATCGCCCCGGCCGACGTGGCGGCCAGCGACCAGCCCCAACCGCGCCACCGGGAAAGCAGCGACGACTTCGGGAAATCGGCGAGGCGGGCCATGATGCGGGCATGGAGCCAGGGGGGCGGCGCGATATCTGATGCCGGCAACGCCCGCATCAGACGGTCGGCTTCCGCGACGTCGGCGTAGAGGTCCCGGCAGGCGGCGCATTGCTCCAGATGCTGCTCGAGCGCCTCCCGCTCCTGGCGCAGGATCTCGCCGTGGATGTAACGGGCCATCGATATTTCGTATTTCTGGCATCCGTTCGTTTTCATAAGGACTATCCCTCTCGTCTTGCATTCAATAATACAAGCGATTTCAGCCCCTTGTTACACCTTTGCCCGATGTTTCCTTGTGATATAGATCCAGCAGCATCTTCTTGCCGCGAAACAGCAGGATTTTGGTGTTGCTGAGTGAAACCTTCATCACCGCCGAGATCTCCTCGTACGTCAACTCGTTGAAATAAAACAGAATGATGCAGGTCCTGTATTTTTCGGGCAGCCGGGCCACGACGCGCCGCAGGGTATCCCCTTCCTGAAGGAGGATGGTCGTGCGCAACGGGTCGCCGCTTCCGTTGGGATCGGCGGTGAACAGCTCGGGATCGACCGCATCGATGTCGACGGTGGCCCCCTTCTGGAGTCGGCGCATCTCGTCGATGCAGAGGTTCTTGGCGATGGAGTAGAGCCAGGTCGAGAACTTCTCCTCGAGCCGGAAGGAGGAGATGAAGCGCCAGGCTCGCAGGAACGTTTCCTGCGTCAGGTCCTGGCAAAGCGCAGGGTCGTGGAAGAAATGGAAGACGAACGCGTGGATCGGCCGCTCATAGCGGGATAGCAGCGCCTCGAAGGCGTCCCGGTCACCATTCTGGACCTTGCGCGCGAGGTCGGAATCGTCGTCGAAGGTCATCGGGACCTCACCTGCCCGGGGCAGGCGGGGTCGGGCGCGTCGAGCGTCCCTTTCGCGACGAGCGACAGCCCACGGCAGCCGGCCCGGCAGGCCGGGAGCGCCTCGCATCCCGCGCATCCGGTCGGGGTCGCTCCGATCGCCGCAACGGCGGCGATGCGGGCGGGGGCGTCCCATAGCTCGCGGAAGGAGGCGTCGCCGGACAGGTCGCCCAGCCGCAACGGCAGGGCGTCGCAGGGGTAAAGCCCCCCGGCGGGATCGACGTAGGCCAGCGCGCCGCCCGCCTGGCAGCCGCCGAACTCGAGCCGCTCACCGAGGCTGCCCGGGAAGTGCCGGGCCAATATGCGCCACAAGAAATAGTCGTGGACGACCAGGCGGCGGGTTCCGAGGTCTGTTTCCCCGGCTTCGAGCGCCTTTTCGAACGAAGCGTACTGCGCCGGGGAAGGCACCGGGACTCGGCCGGTATCGGCCAGCGCACGCACCGCGTTGATGTTGGGCAGGTGGAGCGCTTTCGCAGCGCTTCGGGAAAAGGCGTCGAGCACGCCGGGAAGCCGCGCGATCGTTTCGGCGTCGGGAACGAAGGCTGCCGATCCGGCGCCGGCGGGCAACCGGTCGAGGTCAGACAGGCCGACGATCCGCCACACGGTCTCGACGTATGACAGGCCGCTCGCCGCCTCGGCCGCGCCGGGAAACAGACCGAGCGTCAGCGAAAGCTGCGTGAACCCGCCGGAGAACGTTTCTAGGATCGGGGAAAGGATCGGAAGCGCCCGGGGATCGTCGACCGACAGCTCGACGAAAAGCGGCTCGACGTCGCGAATCCGGGTGGCGATCCGCAACGCCTTCGCAGAATCGCCCGCCGGACCGATGTCCCACCTCACGCGTATGGGAAGAGCAAATTCCACGCCCGCCCTCTTCGGCCCTCCTCGAATAATCTGCCTTATTCTATCCGAACGGGGGAATTTATTCCCCGCCTTCGTCCCCGGCCCAGCAGTGCGGGTCGGGCGCCTCGTAGGACCCGTAAACCGCGAGGGCGCGCGCGGTGCAGCCGCCGAGGCACGCGGAGAACTTCGAGCAGCCGGAACATTTTCCCGTGGCCGACTTGTGGCGCAGGTGGTCGAGCACCGGCGACGATTCCCACATCTCGCCGAAATCATCCCGGAGGATGTGGCCGATGGTAACGGGGATGAAACCGCATGGCGTGACCTCGCCGTCGGGCTTGACGTAGAGCGAGAGCTTGCCGCAGACCGACCCTGCCACCAGCGCCGCCTTGTCCTCGGCGCCCAGCAGCGACAGGATCGGATCGTCGAAGGCGATGTCGATGTCGGTCACGGTCTCGCGCATCGGCACCGCCGCCTGGTAGAACGCTTTCCATTCTTCGGGAGAGAGGTCGAGCTGGTCCTTGTTGAGGCCCCCCATCCCCGAGCACTTGAAATTGTGCAGGTCGATCGTGTGGGCGCCCAGCTCGCGCGCCAGCGCCACGAGCGCGGGGAAGCCGGTATGGTTGATCTTGCAAATGACCGAAGAGATCGAAAGGGGGACCCCCCGCTCGCGGAGCAGACGGGCGGCGCGCACCGCCTTGTCGAAGCTGCCCGGCATGCGGCGGAACGCGTCGTGCGTGGCGGGGTCGGCCGAGTCGATGCTGATGCCAACGCCATGGAAGCCCGCGTCGCGGATCCGGTCGGCCGCCGCCGCGTCGATCAGCGAGCCGTTGCTGTTCATCGTCACTTTCAGCCCCTTGCCCGTCGCGTAGGCCGTCAGCTCGAAAAGGTCCTTCCGGAGCAGCGGCTCGCCGGTGCCGTAGTTGAGGAACATGACCGAGTGGTCGGCGAGGATGTCGACCACGCGGCGGGCGTCTTCGGAAGACAGCTCGGGCGCCTGGTCGAGCCGCGAGAAGCAGTGGCTGCAGACGAAGTTGCAGCGGGCCGTGATGCCCCAGTTGACGGTGACGGGCGATGCCAGGTGGGTGAGCGTCACGAGAGCGTCACCCAGCCGCGGGAGGCGATGCCTTCGAGGAACGCCTGCACCGCCTCGATCGTCTCGGCGGGCTCCCAACCGAACAGCTCGGCCATCTCGGCCGCGATCGCCGCGTCGTCCTTCACGCCGTCGATGCGGGTCCAGATCTCGGCGCCGACCAGGTTGAGCTGGTGGATGCCCCCCTTGATCATGAGGGTGAGCACGCCCTGGTCCTCGAAATCGTCCTCGTCGTTGCGCGCCGCATCCCACGCCGCGTCGTAGTTCTTCTTCTCGAGCCGCCAGACGATCGCGGGATTGCGTTCGGGCCGCATCATTTCCCCCTGTTCTCGCTGAATTCGAAACGGGCCTTGACCGACGGGTAGCGGTCGACGAGCTCCTGGAACCCCATCGACAGGATCAGCGTCGCCGAGAGCGAGATCAGCAGGAACGCGACGACGACGCGGCGGCGGCACATCGTGAAAAGCACCGACATCGCGGGGATCGAGGTGACCGGCCCGCCGATCAGGAATGCCAGGGCGGGCCCCTTCGCCATCAGCGGCAGGCTGTAGAGGATCGCCGCGGCCGTGATCTCGTTGACGTGGATCGGGACCGAGAGAAACGATACGAGCAGCACGTTCCGGAGCGACCCGTCGCCCAGGTAGCCGGAGATCCATTGCCACGGGAGGTAGTTCTCGGCCAGCGTCGCGATGAACACGCCGATAAGGGTGAACTTGCCGGTCTTGAGCGTCAGTTCCCATGCCTTGGCCAGGAAGATGACGAATTGCCCATGCCCCTTTCGCGCAAGCCGGTTGCTCCACTGGTCGCCGCAGGTGCAAGACAGCTCGCCGGGGCAGTCGGCCGCGTGGATGTCGATCTTGCCTTTGAGGCGGAGCTGCTCGCCGGGGGGGCCGAACCAGCCGATCCGTTCGAGCCACCAGGTGATCGTTCCCGCGAAGGCGCCCAGGAAGAGTGCCGAGAACACCTTGAGGTTGGCCCAGGGCAGGCCCAGGTAGCCCGCGGTGATCGAGTAGCCGCTCGGGCTCATCAGGGGCGAGATGATGAGCAGCGTCATGGCGGGCGCCAGCGGGACGCCCGAGGAGACGAGCGACACGAAGATGGGGATGGTGCCACAGGAGCACAGGGGCGAGATGATGGCGATCAGGATCGCGCCGGGAATCGCCCAGACGCCGAAATTGCCGAGCGTGTCGCGCATCCGGACGTGGAGCCGGAAGGTGCGGATGACGGCGCCGACGAACACGCCCACCAGGAAATAGGGGAAGACGTGCCACAGCTCGACGAGGAAATCCTTGCCCAGTTCGAGAAGTGCTGCTGCCATCGCGTTTACGCTGCCTTTCGCTTGAACGCCGCCACGGCCAGGAAGAGCGCCCAGCCCAGCAGCACCGTCAGTTTGCCCGCGTCGGTCACGCCGGCAGGAGAGGAGCCGATGCCGAGGCGGACCGATAATCCCGCCGCCAGGAGCATGCCCGCCACGGCCGCCGCGGCATCGAGATCGCCCGTCGCGGCGCGTACCAGCTGCCTGAACGGGCAGCCCGCGATCAGCGTCGCGCCGAAGCCGACCATCGCCAGCGCGAGGAACGCCCAGGTCAGGTCGGTGTGCGCCCCCGCCTCGAACGCCAGCGTCGGGACGAACGTGCCGCCCGCGAGGTTGAACGCCAGCACGGCCCCGAGGAAGGCGACGGTGCCCGCCCCTTCCCGGAAATCGCGCAGGAGTGCCGCATTGCGCAACGATCCCGTGACGCAGAAGCGGCTTCGCTGCCCGGCCGCGCCGAAGAACAGCCCCGCGGCCAGCGAGATCGCGAAAGGGGCGTGCGAGGTACCGCCGGGCAGCGCCTGCCCGGCGCCGTAGACCGCCATCGCGAGCAGCGCGAACGCCGCCACAGGAATGGCGAAACCGAGCGGTTCCGGCAACGCACGCCGGGACGACAGGGAAAAGCCGTCTCTCAGGAACAGGACCGCCAGGAGCACGCCGCCCGTAAGGCCCGCGAGGCCCGTCAAACCGGCCACCCCCCCGCTCGCCGTGCGAAGCAACGCCTTGATCGGGCAGCCGATGAAGACCTCGCAGCCCAGCAGGATGAAGGCGCCGCCGACGAAATGGAGCAGCGTCGACGAGCCGCCGCCGACCCGGAATTCCTTCGTGGAGAATGCCGCGAAGAAGGCGCCCAGCACGATGCCGAGCAGCTCTGGACGCAGGTAGCTTTGCGCAGCGCGCGCGTGAAGCCCGATGCTTCCGGCGACGTTGACGAGGAAGCAGGAGGCGCACAGCCCGCTGGATGCGGGGTTCCCGAGAAGCGTCAGCGTCGCGGCCGCCAGCCCGAACAGGGCGCCCACGACCGCCAGCGACCACGCCTCCTCCGGATAGACCAGCAGCCGCCGGATCATCCGCAGCCCCCGTAGATGCGCCGGAACAGGAAGGAGGCATCGGAGAGCGCCGCCGGCCCGGCATGGAGGCGTCCCGCCTTGAGATCCTTGACCCAGGCGTCGAGCCGGCGCTCGAACGCGCTGCCCAGGTAGCGGGTGTCGGTCCGGTCGGCCAGCCGCGTGTCGGCCACGACGGCCGCCCGATATTGCGACAGCGCCGCGCCGACGTCCCCCCGCGCTTCCGCTTCCCGCGCCTTCGACAGAAGCGATTGCGAAAACCCGGCATCCTGCGTCCTGCAGGCAGAGTCGCCGTCGACGGAAAGCGAAAAACGGCCGATCGCGGCCACGCGCCCCGCCCCGGCCAGCGACAGGACGGCCAGCACCGCCGTCAGTCCCGTCAATTTACGCCCGTGCAACACGTCTATCGCCTCGCCGTCTTTCAGAATTTTTCGTAGGGGGGCAGGTTGGCGCGACGGGCCATCCGCCTGAGAACGTCGAATTCTTCGTCGCGCGTGGGGGAATAACCGCGAACCCCATCCCTCTTTAATACGTTGAGACGCTCGCCTTTTACTTCAGCGAAATCGCCGGGCGACAGCCGGAGCAACGCTTCCCGGAGCCGGTTGGCCTCTTTGGGGTCGAGCTGCGGCAGGGCGAAGAAGGTGCAGTTGGGAACGGGCGGGGATTTCGCGAGCACGCGGAAATCGGACATCCGCACCTTGCCCTCGGCCGACATCCGTTCGAGGTCGCCCACCTTGACCGCGCCGGCGTCGACCGCCCCGTAGAGGATCGAATAGACCACTTTCTCGTGCTGCCAGGCGCCGGGCAGGAAGGTGTAGCTGCCGAACAGTTTCTCGGGATCGAGCCCCGCGGAGAGCAGCGTGTCGTACTGCGTCAGGTATCCGCCGGGCGAAAGGACGGGCCCGAAGACGATCTTCTTGCCGGCCAGGTCGGCCAGCGTGCGGGCGGGGGAATCGGAGCGGACCACGATGAGCCCGCCGGTATCGCGCCCCGTGTCGAGCTTTTCCTCGCGCGCGAGCAGCGTGCAGCCGACCTTCTCCTTGACGTTGACATAGATGTAGCCGTTGGCCTGGACGGCATCGAACCGCTTCTGCCTGGCCATCTCGACGAAATCGGTGGTGTTGACGTGGGATACGACGACCTTGCGGCCGAGCTCCTTCTCGAGCCAGGCCCCGAGCACCTCGAAGCGCGCCTGGTTCTCCTCGAGCGAGTTGCACACCTGGAAGCCGATCCGCAAGGGGGGCTGCGGAGGGCGAAGAAGGGCCTTTGCCGAGACCAGCACGGTTCCCAGCAGAAGCAACGCGAATACGGCTTTGGATACTCTACTCAACCCGGACGATTCCCAGACCCGGCACGACCTTGCCATCGTGAACCGGAATATTTGTTGTCCCCTTGGGGGACCCGATCTTCGTGCCCTTCAGGACGACCGCTGCCGGACCGGACAGGTGGACCGCGTTGCGCCCGTAGCCGGCGATCTCGCCGCCAGAAAGGACCACGCTCCCCTTCGAGGCGCTGATCCCGTCGACC encodes the following:
- a CDS encoding permease, whose translation is MAAALLELGKDFLVELWHVFPYFLVGVFVGAVIRTFRLHVRMRDTLGNFGVWAIPGAILIAIISPLCSCGTIPIFVSLVSSGVPLAPAMTLLIISPLMSPSGYSITAGYLGLPWANLKVFSALFLGAFAGTITWWLERIGWFGPPGEQLRLKGKIDIHAADCPGELSCTCGDQWSNRLARKGHGQFVIFLAKAWELTLKTGKFTLIGVFIATLAENYLPWQWISGYLGDGSLRNVLLVSFLSVPIHVNEITAAAILYSLPLMAKGPALAFLIGGPVTSIPAMSVLFTMCRRRVVVAFLLISLSATLILSMGFQELVDRYPSVKARFEFSENRGK
- a CDS encoding sigma-70 family RNA polymerase sigma factor translates to MTFDDDSDLARKVQNGDRDAFEALLSRYERPIHAFVFHFFHDPALCQDLTQETFLRAWRFISSFRLEEKFSTWLYSIAKNLCIDEMRRLQKGATVDIDAVDPELFTADPNGSGDPLRTTILLQEGDTLRRVVARLPEKYRTCIILFYFNELTYEEISAVMKVSLSNTKILLFRGKKMLLDLYHKETSGKGVTRG
- a CDS encoding SPASM domain-containing protein, whose protein sequence is MEFALPIRVRWDIGPAGDSAKALRIATRIRDVEPLFVELSVDDPRALPILSPILETFSGGFTQLSLTLGLFPGAAEAASGLSYVETVWRIVGLSDLDRLPAGAGSAAFVPDAETIARLPGVLDAFSRSAAKALHLPNINAVRALADTGRVPVPSPAQYASFEKALEAGETDLGTRRLVVHDYFLWRILARHFPGSLGERLEFGGCQAGGALAYVDPAGGLYPCDALPLRLGDLSGDASFRELWDAPARIAAVAAIGATPTGCAGCEALPACRAGCRGLSLVAKGTLDAPDPACPGQVRSR
- the yedE gene encoding YedE family putative selenium transporter, producing MIRRLLVYPEEAWSLAVVGALFGLAAATLTLLGNPASSGLCASCFLVNVAGSIGLHARAAQSYLRPELLGIVLGAFFAAFSTKEFRVGGGSSTLLHFVGGAFILLGCEVFIGCPIKALLRTASGGVAGLTGLAGLTGGVLLAVLFLRDGFSLSSRRALPEPLGFAIPVAAFALLAMAVYGAGQALPGGTSHAPFAISLAAGLFFGAAGQRSRFCVTGSLRNAALLRDFREGAGTVAFLGAVLAFNLAGGTFVPTLAFEAGAHTDLTWAFLALAMVGFGATLIAGCPFRQLVRAATGDLDAAAAVAGMLLAAGLSVRLGIGSSPAGVTDAGKLTVLLGWALFLAVAAFKRKAA
- a CDS encoding zf-HC2 domain-containing protein, which produces MKTNGCQKYEISMARYIHGEILRQEREALEQHLEQCAACRDLYADVAEADRLMRALPASDIAPPPWLHARIMARLADFPKSSLLSRWRGWGWSLAATSAGAIAAVLIMHGTQGTVPSRTASVAPSTGAVTATPPEPAAALQVPVPVPAPSRARPEPAPPVTAPTVVAQAETQAHPPVAVAVPEPVVKIIREVHIYLYSPTAQRVAVTGDFNGWDAKGVSLKPVEGKTGMWETDLQLQPGAYAYNFIVDGDLLVPDPDSLNQAPDGFGGTNSILLVKDGARS
- a CDS encoding phosphate/phosphite/phosphonate ABC transporter substrate-binding protein; amino-acid sequence: MSRVSKAVFALLLLGTVLVSAKALLRPPQPPLRIGFQVCNSLEENQARFEVLGAWLEKELGRKVVVSHVNTTDFVEMARQKRFDAVQANGYIYVNVKEKVGCTLLAREEKLDTGRDTGGLIVVRSDSPARTLADLAGKKIVFGPVLSPGGYLTQYDTLLSAGLDPEKLFGSYTFLPGAWQHEKVVYSILYGAVDAGAVKVGDLERMSAEGKVRMSDFRVLAKSPPVPNCTFFALPQLDPKEANRLREALLRLSPGDFAEVKGERLNVLKRDGVRGYSPTRDEEFDVLRRMARRANLPPYEKF
- a CDS encoding CxxxxCH/CxxCH domain-containing protein, producing the protein MQNKAQRFSLAAGTILAAILVVYAASSVYAGVVNSPHDFSVATGLSTKSSTIAPDGVCSACHIPHGAQDNVLWARPLSGGVVNGNSYGNYRTPLTLDGSSNKPNYLVGFTLQCYDCHDYHFSGGIDDFPAFNNFQSSHRPQDIAFGFQTKKRDSTITTDSSLTMKTDPPVGSYSGYYENSPPFPSNYGANASLTPRTDNTMLAKTGGHYFKSGDPGSGLYKGDKLPCSDCHDPHKWYENTTTGRQAFFSPRIQSSDATRWSNLFGSSPVTASTYMANPLQNAVMSRNDAGSRKLCIVCHSTTDGTSPVTFTNINLKYSNPTPYIVRPPAGITEHASASTVACVSCHQHNMIDASCSMCHGYPPSDTATVAYPTSFTPFPAPGADVDSHARHIGNKQSLPKGSSGPYNFACGVCHNTTLHQNTKVSITIQGAWTKNGGVYDNTNYFNPAFPGPTGELDNSSASGGWGGPSRSGGNSCKNVYCHSAGRVQTSMALDCTVDYRIPVWLSGKILCNGCHGYGTTTTPNPTYGTLDFGMPSYVNGGVASGKANSHYAHVVKNGIECTTCHFGIVTGSGATRAIIETAVPTAHVNGLRDIGFDTGIVTGSPNYDNTTQTCTVSCHGSGALRWGQTGLSCFSCHSGIEPASKPQPNAGFPSPVDNVQYLSTGHGRTAALGNYPPNASPDLNPPAHFDNVAGAVPDCYVCHAMLSRHIGRTANDLSNDPYRLGSARTSPVSTGGLGNFTGPFGDNVDTLCLGCHGNAAQRAGHDNQAKGTRTVDAQTHATGISGTKYTWPIPAWKCVDCHDPHGDANWKMLRSAINAPRTQTDTQAGSDKLGTPLRTTGLDCVVFQSVAGQGPASYASSPSTGQGICEICHNQTFTYRRGGAGAQNGHPTTRCSQCHTHPAGFKGASCKGCHGGDDGTGLVINNAPNIAKYWLTSGHGKYSTSLPLAVNPIQCEDCHDISYLSGADHKTSGAAGLTDPPTNTNTLMWPSKSGTADTSPTKNTSHLKSSFFPVSPTRKMDYALAFDAKCGSLGVGCHTWTYPTSHVGHAHPNTTVSPYDNVLTFGRPHANTPPAPKLYSWYPVIGAAPDYLNRFYETPAVWLIQDLTTNADNVVYGDNGAGYGTCITCHDPHGSNAPINVIGATTNKMMRGDIGSSTQSFFCNTACHGN
- a CDS encoding GeoRSP system radical SAM/SPASM protein, which produces MTLTHLASPVTVNWGITARCNFVCSHCFSRLDQAPELSSEDARRVVDILADHSVMFLNYGTGEPLLRKDLFELTAYATGKGLKVTMNSNGSLIDAAAADRIRDAGFHGVGISIDSADPATHDAFRRMPGSFDKAVRAARLLRERGVPLSISSVICKINHTGFPALVALARELGAHTIDLHNFKCSGMGGLNKDQLDLSPEEWKAFYQAAVPMRETVTDIDIAFDDPILSLLGAEDKAALVAGSVCGKLSLYVKPDGEVTPCGFIPVTIGHILRDDFGEMWESSPVLDHLRHKSATGKCSGCSKFSACLGGCTARALAVYGSYEAPDPHCWAGDEGGE
- a CDS encoding PqqD family protein, whose protein sequence is MMRPERNPAIVWRLEKKNYDAAWDAARNDEDDFEDQGVLTLMIKGGIHQLNLVGAEIWTRIDGVKDDAAIAAEMAELFGWEPAETIEAVQAFLEGIASRGWVTLS